In Candidatus Contubernalis alkalaceticus, the following proteins share a genomic window:
- the cysK gene encoding cysteine synthase A: MKVAEDILDLIGQTPMVRLKKFLPRRDLDIYLKLEFFNPGGSIKDRIALSMIKAAEEQGFLKPGSVILEPTSGNTGIGLALVAASRGYKAILVMPETMSQERRALLAALGAELVLTPGSQGMAGALEMTGKILEQNPDYFVPQQFSNNANPKAHRDNTAQEILEQTGGRISALVAGVGTGGTITGVGEILKKEVPGMKVYAVEPAGSAVLSGFPSGAHKIQGLGAGFVPSVLNRAIIDRVITVTDEEAMETARRLAREEGILAGISTGAALYGAFKASGEMKPGARMIVIAPDTGERYLSTDLF; encoded by the coding sequence ATGAAAGTTGCGGAAGATATACTGGATTTAATCGGTCAAACCCCTATGGTGAGGCTGAAGAAGTTTCTTCCCCGAAGAGATTTAGACATTTATTTGAAGCTGGAGTTCTTTAACCCCGGCGGCAGCATAAAGGACCGGATTGCCCTTAGTATGATTAAGGCTGCGGAGGAGCAGGGGTTTTTAAAGCCTGGCTCAGTTATTTTAGAGCCCACCAGTGGCAATACCGGTATAGGTCTGGCCCTGGTTGCTGCTTCTCGGGGATACAAAGCGATTTTGGTTATGCCGGAGACTATGAGCCAGGAGAGAAGGGCTCTGCTTGCGGCACTGGGAGCAGAATTAGTATTAACTCCAGGCAGCCAGGGGATGGCGGGGGCTCTGGAGATGACCGGGAAGATTTTAGAACAAAATCCCGATTATTTCGTTCCTCAGCAGTTTTCCAATAATGCCAACCCAAAGGCCCATCGGGATAATACAGCCCAGGAGATATTGGAGCAGACCGGGGGCAGGATTTCTGCTCTGGTGGCCGGGGTAGGTACCGGGGGAACTATAACCGGTGTGGGTGAAATATTAAAAAAAGAAGTCCCTGGGATGAAAGTGTATGCTGTGGAACCGGCGGGTTCTGCGGTGCTTTCGGGGTTTCCTTCGGGGGCGCATAAGATTCAGGGCCTTGGGGCAGGCTTTGTCCCTTCGGTTTTAAATCGGGCAATTATCGATCGGGTAATTACAGTTACCGATGAGGAGGCTATGGAAACAGCCCGGAGGCTGGCCAGGGAAGAAGGAATTCTGGCGGGCATATCCACGGGAGCGGCCCTTTATGGCGCTTTTAAAGCCTCAGGGGAGATGAAACCGGGAGCCAGGATGATTGTAATTGCTCCGGATACCGGTGAGCGTTATCTAAGCACGGATTTGTTTTAA
- the yfmH gene encoding EF-P 5-aminopentanol modification-associated protein YfmH gives MAVISERLLKNDTIQEKVHVATLYPGLEVFVFPKKGYNKKYASFATQFGSIDNSFYVEGNKNLLEVPDGVAHFLEHKLFEGEKGNVFDEFARKGASANAYTNFTMTNYLFSSTDNFEDCFDLLINFVQDPYFTAESVEKEKGIIAQEIRMYEDNPGWRLFFNLLGCLYSVHPVRKDIAGTVESIMDIDEEILYKCYRTFYHPSNMALFVVGDLEPERVIHQVMENLEHRDYQPLGEIKRIYPEEPQAVRDKCVREKMEVYQPLLSLGFKDRNVGFTGRDLFKKELASELVLEMLFGKSTETYNRLYEEGLINDQFGTSFVAEKDYAYTMMGGETPDPDKLYQALLDSITQYIQKGFKEEDFERQRRKMLGEFLRNFNSLEFIANNFLYYHFRENNLFDFVSLLQEMKAEDIHLRLRELFDKDYHSCSIITSNGG, from the coding sequence ATGGCAGTGATCAGTGAACGGTTGTTGAAAAATGATACCATACAGGAAAAAGTTCACGTGGCGACCCTTTATCCTGGGCTGGAAGTTTTCGTCTTCCCCAAAAAAGGATATAATAAAAAATACGCCAGTTTTGCTACACAATTTGGTTCCATAGACAACAGTTTTTATGTGGAAGGAAATAAAAATTTGCTGGAGGTTCCCGATGGGGTAGCCCATTTTTTGGAGCATAAACTTTTTGAAGGGGAAAAGGGAAATGTTTTTGATGAGTTTGCCCGAAAGGGTGCTTCAGCCAATGCTTATACTAACTTTACCATGACCAATTATCTTTTTTCCAGCACCGATAACTTTGAGGATTGTTTTGATCTTCTAATTAATTTTGTTCAGGATCCCTATTTTACAGCAGAAAGCGTGGAAAAAGAAAAGGGGATTATTGCCCAGGAAATTCGTATGTATGAGGATAACCCCGGCTGGAGGCTTTTTTTTAATCTGTTGGGCTGTCTCTATTCAGTTCACCCCGTAAGAAAAGATATCGCCGGTACCGTAGAAAGTATAATGGATATAGATGAAGAGATTTTATATAAGTGTTATCGGACTTTCTATCATCCCAGCAACATGGCTTTGTTTGTGGTAGGAGACCTGGAACCAGAAAGGGTCATTCATCAGGTTATGGAAAATCTAGAGCATCGGGATTATCAGCCCCTGGGAGAAATAAAAAGGATTTATCCCGAAGAACCTCAAGCTGTTCGGGACAAATGTGTAAGGGAAAAGATGGAGGTATATCAACCTCTGCTGAGTCTTGGGTTTAAAGATAGAAACGTGGGATTTACCGGCCGGGATCTCTTTAAGAAGGAACTAGCCAGTGAATTGGTTTTGGAAATGCTTTTCGGCAAGTCTACGGAAACCTATAACCGGCTTTATGAAGAGGGGTTAATCAATGATCAATTTGGAACTTCCTTCGTGGCAGAAAAGGATTATGCTTATACCATGATGGGAGGAGAAACTCCTGATCCCGATAAGCTGTATCAAGCTCTTTTGGACAGTATTACACAGTATATCCAAAAAGGTTTTAAAGAAGAAGATTTTGAGAGACAGCGGCGCAAAATGTTAGGGGAATTCTTAAGAAACTTTAATTCCCTGGAGTTTATTGCAAACAACTTTTTGTATTATCATTTTCGAGAAAACAATCTCTTTGATTTTGTGAGCTTACTGCAGGAGATGAAGGCGGAGGACATTCATCTCCGTCTGCGGGAACTCTTTGATAAAGACTATCACTCCTGTTCTATTATTACTTCCAATGGAGGTTAA
- the yfmF gene encoding EF-P 5-aminopentanol modification-associated protein YfmF: MTNFINHTLPNGINLYIYPTEKFKTIVYSLFLHQNLKRDLVTKTALLPFVLERGSKKWPNTQKLVVALENLYGADIMSEVTKRGERQILQFILEIVNPLYVRENGELEKKGLEVLKDVLTNPVVENNGFKESFVNREKQILTNIVQGLINDKVSYAVERCVQEMCREEDYGVYRLGRVEDLPNLDSSGLYSYYQELLNSAPIDIFVLGNVDPDNTMALMEEAFNFPRGNIYEMEPTLIYKEVSEPRYVEERLDVNQGKLTLGFRTNTKVTDDDYYPLLLYNGILGAFPHSKLFQNVREKASLAYYASSRLDREKGILLIASGIEIENYQKALEIIQQQMESIKAGDITDDELDSTRVGYINQIKVTEDSPYQIINRYLGGLISGRQETEEETIEQINRVQVEDVVRVAEKIQLDTIYFLRNKE; the protein is encoded by the coding sequence ATGACAAATTTCATTAATCACACTTTGCCCAATGGAATCAACTTGTATATTTATCCTACAGAAAAATTTAAAACGATTGTTTATTCCCTTTTTTTGCATCAAAATTTAAAGAGGGATTTAGTTACAAAAACTGCTCTGCTGCCCTTTGTTTTAGAGCGGGGTTCAAAAAAATGGCCTAACACACAAAAATTGGTGGTTGCTCTGGAAAACCTTTATGGGGCAGATATTATGAGTGAGGTAACGAAACGGGGAGAAAGACAAATTCTGCAGTTCATTTTAGAAATTGTAAATCCCCTATATGTTAGGGAGAATGGTGAATTGGAGAAGAAGGGGTTAGAGGTTCTAAAAGATGTCCTAACAAATCCAGTAGTTGAGAATAATGGTTTTAAAGAATCCTTTGTAAATCGTGAAAAACAAATTCTTACAAACATAGTGCAGGGGTTGATCAACGACAAAGTTTCTTATGCCGTTGAACGCTGTGTTCAGGAGATGTGCCGGGAGGAAGATTACGGGGTTTACCGTTTAGGCAGGGTGGAAGATCTGCCCAATCTGGATTCCTCGGGTCTTTACAGCTATTACCAGGAGCTATTAAATTCAGCACCCATAGACATTTTCGTGTTGGGTAACGTTGATCCGGACAATACCATGGCACTTATGGAGGAAGCCTTTAATTTCCCCCGGGGGAATATTTATGAAATGGAGCCCACCCTGATTTATAAGGAAGTGAGTGAACCCCGTTATGTGGAGGAACGGTTGGATGTGAACCAGGGTAAATTGACCCTGGGTTTTCGTACTAACACGAAAGTGACTGATGATGATTATTATCCACTTTTACTTTACAATGGAATACTGGGAGCTTTCCCTCACTCCAAGCTCTTTCAGAATGTCCGGGAAAAGGCCAGCCTGGCCTATTATGCCAGTTCCCGGCTGGACAGGGAGAAAGGAATTCTGTTGATTGCTTCGGGAATAGAAATTGAAAATTACCAAAAAGCGTTGGAGATTATTCAGCAGCAGATGGAATCCATAAAGGCCGGGGATATCACTGATGATGAGCTTGACAGCACCCGGGTGGGTTATATCAATCAAATAAAAGTGACGGAAGACAGCCCGTATCAAATTATTAATCGTTATTTAGGCGGCTTAATTAGCGGACGTCAAGAGACTGAAGAAGAAACCATTGAGCAGATTAACCGGGTACAGGTTGAGGATGTAGTCAGGGTAGCTGAGAAAATTCAGCTGGATACCATCTATTTTTTACGGAATAAAGAGTAG